From a single Solenopsis invicta isolate M01_SB chromosome 6, UNIL_Sinv_3.0, whole genome shotgun sequence genomic region:
- the LOC105204033 gene encoding breast cancer type 2 susceptibility protein homolog isoform X1: MDNVGCRLTMDLPETDSAEDDSDELFSDDEQRKEIRYRSNVSLDTSISNRSETPLSIFNSPSAIMPTDATVPSTPLSLVPFLNKINEQWSSDLETPQADPRVKPMTSTTERTQETPKLEQRTPDVSTVKSADKIIPDSPVIVSRATRRRSKRRIFRTSTSIDPLAVTNNEDIIVNAQDALISDNANFIAQVDTTNVAISNPSRENVSNDCEPKVLNKCQNTCNNEEPENLINSVPDSLNSSTQEFFSNASFSKIDELCFDTFNNQKTMETTVPQYNHEKNIKDIDKQRDVKKNENISFFTARGSSINVSKQALLKAKRLFEDMDMDETETQSYEPLVKRNCNEKTNRELPSSSFANNISVNIAKEVKPKPLTEQLKNYDKMSSAHCKNPLVNKSPDKEVNKAPPVFLTANGNPINISKEALLKAKALLADELDNVDNDVLMKYYEKSSADKNFETIKNMAVPSFSATSDKSISGKSPAKAKTLFTEQSDVAVELASSNKIDTFNNKKYDISISNTANFRTARGTSVNSEQINFKPRTLFAEQLHDPLKSIYTKEIHNNDKEIKRGEANVSKIGFQTAGGKSINISEQALSKAKALFAEYLDDPLEEVAAEETKAHSEKEKGLQIKMSNVKFQSSDSAVDISETSKAKVSFGQFNDKLESATAIQANKINDNIENRQEAKVSSIGFQTAGGKSINISEQALSKAKALFAEYLDDPLEEVVAEETNVPNEKVKESQVKMSNVRFQSPGSSVDISQQKTSKAKVSFGQFNDKLESVTAIQANKINDNIENWQEAKVSSIGFQTAGGKSINISEQALSKAKALFAEYSLDDTLEEVAAEETKAHSEKEEKLQIKMSNVKFRSPDSAVDISETSKAKVSFGQFDDKESIIAIKANKVNDNVENRQEVSSIGFQTAGGKSINISEQALSKAKALFAEYLDDPLEEVVAEETNVRNEKVKESQVKMSNVRFQSPDSTVDNSKQTLKTKVSSGQFDDRLELVVAIKANKVDDNVENRREAKVSSIGFQTARGTSITVSERALSKAKALFADQLEMDNFENIGRDDEKIKKRCNLTIPHGGLRIASDQPTPVLNEASLKKLVSNDCPDESNPELGRASLQKRKLSQANVDDSTPLGRNCASETKKPRLSGEFQGRKLFPINPSVDSDNDENRNPDEKRQASSVLGSPKRDAVESSEPDVATSPVIGRQSSFRKKQKSHRRNEHSTNKRTLANENVTSQENVVQGSASRGKIEDDKFNTETRKPTQAAKKKTRSVSTESNETQFGDTQVMMDFVNQIESIKILQNRLAAALEQEALITAKRRRRSEKQSVGHLYHYKQINSNARLSLREICGGAPPVPRSYQELVDRWISPEILEITAATAAMYKFRCSDFYGNDVAYNNVSGIELEDGMRLIMDENGYAGVWELLRAFLAGPGVDPNLVPARWIENHYRWIVWKLASMDRMKFGSAELPRALTPSRVMAQLKYRYDREIDRSQRPVIRRILEKDDVASKRMILCVSSIVENNNVNMEREIGKSPRIGVPKWKIELTDGWYNVNACIDIGMVRNISISKVKEGTKLMMSGAELLNCDQGFYPLEAPADVCLKLHTNSTRRARWDAKLGYAPCSGPIPIRLRNVCPSGGLIGKMTTVVARVYPMLYHEKTASGDSIVRNAKSEEKAQSKYEQQCWSKIEDFQGQGLSGETDDMAIQLSEDYENLLEESISKKRHDELLQELRQKEELFKQKMQSKLRESLPRPRQVSQLLKVRLCDENANAILSIWSPSEEIVDTLKEGACVSLCNIVASGKRGTELQLTARRSAIFKPGKMRDTSYPARACTSLHEIRANSEFSPPYGEFDTVGLICSVGPAPYGMKDFDAVHLAYCEAGSSNFSYLSILFWQGIASYGYAEILTLGSIVACSNLEWRRATSWNVPAAYCTDRSTFTRNPCRNHLYESFENLRNLITDPIKYAESCTVELNVELQKKSTPTRYTPGKNTPIKMYNSTPGVDKKLIDYTSPLATPKLGTGNNSSYVASKPSIQKRIEKLQHYGEALERSSLILNRSKRTSLNFRSPILDVNSTKGSANQSRDLNLSKTTENL, translated from the exons ATGGACAACGTGGGTTGTCGCCTGACCATGGATCTACCAGAGACTGACAGTGCCGAAGATGATTCCGACGAACTGTTCTCAG ATGACGAACAAAGAAAGGAGATTAGGTATAGGTCCAACGTCTCCCTGGACACCTCGATTTCAAATAGATCTGAGACACCTTTATCAATATTCAATAGTCCCAGTGCGAT aaTGCCAACCGATGCTACAGTTCCATCTACACCGTTGAGTCtggtgccatttttaaataaaattaacgaaCAATGGAGTAGTGACTTAGAAACACCGCAAGCTGACCCTCGCGTAAAACCAATGACTAGCACAACGGAAAGA aCGCAAGAAACACCTAAGCTTGAACAGCGTACACCTGATGTTTCAACTGTTAAAAGTGCAGACAAAATTATTCCCGATTCCCCTGTTATTGTCTCTAGAGCGACGCGGAGACGATCCAAGCGTCGCATATTTAGAACTTCTACATCTATAGACCCATTAGCTGTGACTAACAATGAAGATATCATTGTAAATGCTCAAGACGCACTTATTTCTGACAATGCTAATTTTATAGCGCAAGTTGACACCACAAATGTCGCAATATCCAATCCGTCTCGTGAAAATGTTTCTAACGATTGCGAGCCAAAAGTTCTCAATAAATGTCAAAATACGTGTAACAATGAGGAACCAGAAAATCTTATAAACTCTGTACCTGATAGTTTAAACTCATCCACGCAAGAGTTTTTTAGCAACGCCTCGTTCAGTAAGATAGATGAGTTATGCTTCGatacttttaataatcaaaaaacaatggAGACTACTGTTCCGCAATATAATCACGAAAAGAATATCAAGGATATCGATAAACAAAGGGAcgttaagaaaaatgaaaatataagttTCTTTACTGCTCGTGGTTCTTCAATTAATGTCTCAAAGCAAGCGCTACTTAAAGCAAAGAGACTGTTTGAAGACATGGATATGGATGAAACGGAGACACAGAGTTATGAACCACTcgttaaaagaaattgtaatgaAAAGACAAATAGGGAATTACCATCCTCTTCGTTCgctaataatatttctgtcaaCATTGCGAAAGAAGTTAAACCGAAACCACTTacagaacaattaaaaaattatgacaaaatgTCCTCCGCACATTGTAAAAATCCACTTGTAAATAAAAGTCCTGATAAAGAAGTCAATAAAGCTCCTCCTGTATTTTTAACTGCTAATGGTAACCCCATTAATATCTCAAAAGAAGCGTTGCTGAAAGCGAAAGCGTTATTAGCGGATGAATTAGATAATGTTGACAACGACGTGTTAATGAAATATTACGAGAAATCATCTGcggataaaaattttgaaacgataaaaaatatgGCTGTACCATCATTTTCTGCAACTAGTGACAAATCTATCTCTGGAAAATCACCGGCCAAAGCAAAAACATTGTTCACAGAACAATCGGACGTGGCTGTTGAACTCGCATCATCTAATAAAAtcgatacatttaataataaaaagtatgatATAAGTATTTCGAATACTGCAAATTTTCGCACTGCCCGTGGCACATCCGTTAATTCcgagcaaattaattttaaacctAGAACGTTGTTCGCAGAACAACTGCATGATccattaaaatcaatttacacAAAGGAGATTCATAATAATGACAAGGAAATAAAAAGAGGAGAGGCGAACGTTTCGAAAATTGGATTTCAAACTGCTGGTGGTAAATCCATCAACATCTCGGAACAGGCTTTATCGAAAGCAAAAGCATTGTTTGCGGAATATTTGGACGATCCATTAGAAGAAGTTGCTGCAGAGGAAACTAAAGCTCAtagtgaaaaagaaaaaggattacaaataaaaatgtcaaatgttAAATTTCAGTCTTCTGATAGCGCCGTTGATATTTCTGAGACATCGAAGGCAAAAGTATCGTTTGGACAATTCAATGATAAACTAGAATCAGCTACTGCAATTCAAGCTAATAAAATCAACGATAACATAGAAAATAGACAAGAAGCAAAAGTTTCAAGTATTGGATTTCAAACTGCTGGTGGTAAATCTATTAACATCTCGGAACAGGCTTTATCGAAAGCGAAAGCATTGTTTGCAGAATATTTGGACGATCCATTAGAAGAAGTTGTTGCAGAGGAAACCAATGTTCCTaacgaaaaagtgaaagaatcACAGGTAAAAATGTCAAATGTTAGATTTCAGTCTCCTGGTAGCTCTGTTGATATTTCTCAACAGAAAACATCGAAAGCAAAAGTATCGTTTGGACAATTCAATGATAAATTAGAATCAGTTACTGCGATTCAAGCTAATAAAATCAACGATAACATAGAAAACTGGCAAGAAGCAAAAGTTTCAAGTATTGGATTTCAAACTGCTGGTGGTAAATCTATCAACATCTCAGAACAGGCTTTATCGAAAGCAAAAGCATTGTTTGCAGAATACAGTTTGGACGATACATTAGAAGAAGTTGCTGCGGAAGAAACCAAAGCTCATagtgaaaaagaggaaaaattacaaataaaaatgtcaaatgttAAATTTCGGTCTCCTGATAGCGCTGTTGATATTTCTGAGACATCGAAGGCAAAAGTATCGTTTGGACAATTCGATGATAAAGAATCAATTATTGCAATCAAAGCTAATAAAGTCAACGATAATGTAGAAAACAGACAAGAAGTTTCAAGCATTGGATTTCAAACTGCTGGTGGTAAATCTATCAACATCTCAGAACAGGCTTTATCGAAAGCGAAAGCATTGTTTGCAGAATATTTGGACGATCCATTAGAAGAAGTTGTTGCAGAGGAAACCAATGTTCGTAacgaaaaagtaaaagaatcgCAAGTAAAAATGTCAAATGTTAGATTTCAGTCTCCTGATAGCACCGTTGATAATTCTAAACAGACATTAAAGACAAAAGTATCGTCTGGACAATTCGATGATAGATTAGAATTAGTCGTTGCAATCAAAGCAAATAAAGTCGACGATAATGTAGAAAACAGACGAGAAGCAAAAGTTTCAAGTATTGGATTTCAAACCGCTCGCGGAACATCTATCACTGTCTCAGAGCGAGCGTTATCCAAAGCAAAAGCATTATTTGCAGATCAATTAGAAATGGACAATTTTGAGAACATTGGACGCGATgacgaaaagataaaaaagcgATGCAACTTAACAATTCCGCACGGTGGACTGCGAATCGCAAGTGATCAACCGACACCGGTTTTGAACGAggcttcattaaaaaaattagtctCTAATGACTGTCCGGATGAGAGCAATCCTGAATTGGGGCGCGCATCGTTGCAAAAGCGCAAGCTAAGCCAGGCTAATGTAGACGATAGCACACCCCTGGGTAGGAATTGCGCGTCCGAAACGAAAAAGCCTCGTTTAAGCGGCGAATTCCAAGGTAGAAAATTGTTCCCCATTAATCCAAGCGTCGACAGCGATAATGACGAGAACCGAAATCCGGATGAGAAAAGGCAAGCATCTTCTGTCCTTGGATCGCCCAAAAGGGACGCGGTGGAATCATCCGAACCTGATGTAGCGACCAGTCCTGTTATAGGAAGGCAGAGTAGCTTTCGGAAGAAGCAGAAGAGTCATCGAAGGAACGAACATAGTACAAATAAAAGAACATTAGCTAATGAGAATGTAACATCACAAGAGAACGTTGTACAAGGAAGCGCATCTCGCGGAAAGATCGAGGACGATAAATTCAATACGGAGACGCGGAAACCAACGCAAGCCGCGAAGAAAAAGACGAGAAGCGTTAGTACGGAATCGAATGAGACTCAATTCGGCGACACTCAGGTGATGATGGATTTTGTCAACCAAATCGAATCGATCAAAATTCTGCAGAATCGCTTGGCAGCCGCGTTGGAACAGGAGGCGTTAATCACCGCGAAGAGGAGACGCAGATCGGAGAAGCAATCGGTGGGCCACCTGTATCATTACAAGCAGATCAATTCTAACGCTCGTTTGTCGTTGAGAGAGATCTGCGGTGGCGCACCGCCCGTGCCACGTTCTTATCAGGAGCTCGTCGATCGATGGATATCGCCGGAGATCCTGGAGATCACCGCCGCGACTGCCGCGATGTACAAATTCCGTTGCTCCGATTTTTACGGAAACGACGTAGCGTATAATAACGTTAGCGGGATAGAGTTGGAAGACGGTATGCGTCTGATCATGGATGAGAACGGATACGCGGGAGTCTGGGAGCTCCTCCGTGCGTTTCTCGCCGGTCCGGGCGTAGACCCGAATCTCGTTCCCGCGCGCTGGATTGAGAATCATTACCGATGGATCGTGTGGAAGTTGGCGTCGATGGACCGAATGAAATTCGGCTCGGCCGAGTTACCCAG gGCATTAACACCTTCGCGCGTAATGGCACAATTAAAGTATCGGTACGATCGAGAGATCGATCGGTCTCAGCGACCTGTGATAAGACGCATCTTGGAAAAGGACGACGTTGCGTCTAAGAGAATGATTTTATGCGTGTCATCTATCGTAGAA aataataatgtaaatatggAGAGAGAGATAGGGAAGAGTCCGCGTATAGGAGTGccaaaatggaaaatagaatTAACTGATGGCTGGTACAATGTAAATGCCTGCATCGATATAGGTATGGTGAGAAACATATCGATCAGTAAAGTAAAAGAGGGCACGAAACTGATGATGTCTGGCGCGGAATTGCTCAACTGCGATCAAGGTTTCTATCCACTCGAG GCACCGGCTGACGTGTGTTTGAAATTGCACACGAATTCAACCAGGCGCGCACGATGGGACGCGAAATTAGGATACGCGCCGTGTTCGGGGCCGATACCCATCAGGTTACGTAACGTGTGTCCGAGCGGCGGTTTAATCGGCAAAATGACGACTGTCGTCGCTAGAGTGTATCCGATGCTGTATCACGAGAAAACCGCATCCGGAGATTCGA TTGTCAGAAACGCTAAAAGCGAGGAGAAAGCGCAGAGCAAATACGAGCAGCAGTGTTGGTCCAAGATAGAGGACTTCCAAGGACAAGGACTTTCTGGCGAAACTGACGATATGGCGATTCAATTGAGCGAAGATTACGAAAATTTGTTGGAG GAATCCATCTCTAAGAAACGACATGATGAATTGCTCCAAGAGTTACGTCAGAAGGAGGAACTGTTCAAGCAGAAGATGCAGTCGAAATTGCGCGAAAGCTTGCCGAGGCCGCGACAGGTCTCCCAGCTGCTCAAGGTTCGCCTCTGCGACGAAAATGCGAACGCCATTCTTTCGATTTGGTCGCCCAGCGAGGAGATCGTCGACACTCTCAAAGAAGGCGCGTGTGTCTCGCTCTGCAACATCGTGGCTTCCGGAAAGAG GGGCACCGAATTGCAACTCACCGCACGTCGGTCTGCAATTTTTAAACCAGGAAAGATGCGCGACACGTCTTATCCCGCTAGAGCGTGCACCTCGCTACACGAAATCCGAGCGAATTCCGAGTTCTCTCCACCTTACGGAGAGTTCGATACGGTCGGTCTTATCTGTTCGGTTGGTCCTGCCCCTTAC GGTATGAAAGACTTCGATGCCGTGCATTTGGCGTATTGCGAAGCGGGTTCGAGCAATTTTTCGTACCTCTCGATATTATTTTGGCAAGGCATAGCCAGTTACGGCTACGCGGAGATTCTTACTCTCGGATCTATCGTGGCCTGCAGCAACTTAGAATGGCGAAGAGCAACTTCGTGGAACGTCCCAGCGGCTTATTGTACGGACAGGAGTACTTTTACGCGCAATCCTTGCCGAAATCATTTGTACGAATCCTTCGAAAACCTGCGAAATCTGATCACG GATCCAATTAAGTATGCTGAAAGCTGCACTGTCGAGCTTAACGTGGAATTGCAAAAGAAGTCGACGCCTACGCGCTACACGCCGGGTAAAAATACTCCGATTAAAATGTACAATTCGACGCCGGGCGTCGACAAAAAATTGATCGACTATACGTCGCCGCTGGCGACGCCGAAATTGGGAACGGGCAACAACTCGAGTTACGTCGCATCTAAGCCCTCGATTCAGAAACGTATTGAGAAACTCCAACATTATGGCGAAGCGCTTGAACGATCTTCCCTTATACTAAACAGGTCCAAGAGGACTTCTTTGAATTTTCGATCGCCTATTTTAGATGTAAACTCGACAAAGGGGAGTGCTAATCAATCCAGAGATTTAAATTTGTCCAAGACAACGGAAAacctttga